One segment of Radiobacillus kanasensis DNA contains the following:
- a CDS encoding GNAT family N-acetyltransferase, with the protein MEYKFSFLTQKQAEKIAFNWHYDGDYSFYDLEADKEDLNEFLDQETRGDSTFAVTKEKELVAFFTVYKVNKRTVDIGLGLRPDLTGRGMGSDFLKAGLDFVQAEYNPEKITLSVATFNQRAIKVYRQIGFRDVTTFMQDTNGSTFEFLKMEYEC; encoded by the coding sequence ATGGAGTATAAGTTTAGTTTTTTGACTCAAAAACAAGCTGAGAAAATCGCATTTAACTGGCATTACGATGGCGATTATTCTTTTTATGATTTAGAAGCGGATAAAGAGGATTTGAATGAATTTTTAGACCAGGAGACTAGAGGGGATTCAACGTTTGCGGTAACTAAGGAAAAAGAACTTGTTGCTTTCTTTACTGTTTACAAAGTAAACAAAAGAACTGTTGATATTGGATTAGGGTTGAGACCAGATTTAACGGGAAGAGGTATGGGCTCAGACTTTCTAAAGGCGGGTTTGGATTTTGTCCAAGCAGAATATAATCCTGAAAAAATAACCTTATCAGTTGCAACTTTTAATCAAAGAGCGATAAAAGTGTACAGACAGATTGGATTTAGGGATGTTACAACCTTTATGCAAGATACCAATGGAAGTACATTTGAGTTTTTAAAGATGGAGTATGAATGTTAG
- the hutP gene encoding hut operon transcriptional regulator HutP yields MKNKPNFRIGQLAILSILQDDVSVIDEKIKQANWQSCIGRVGSMESNKIVAAIETAAKKNKIVKEGLYRETHALYHAIIEALHGVTRGQVQLGTFQRTVGLRFSVVRGTPYQEDEEGDWIAVALYGTIGAPIKGQEHEAIGLGINHI; encoded by the coding sequence ATGAAAAATAAACCCAACTTTCGAATTGGTCAGTTAGCCATCCTGTCTATCCTTCAAGATGATGTCTCTGTTATCGATGAGAAGATAAAACAAGCAAACTGGCAATCTTGTATTGGTAGAGTGGGATCCATGGAATCTAACAAGATTGTTGCAGCTATTGAAACTGCTGCAAAAAAGAACAAGATTGTGAAAGAGGGGCTATATCGAGAAACGCATGCCTTGTATCATGCTATTATAGAAGCATTACACGGCGTAACTCGAGGTCAAGTTCAATTAGGAACCTTTCAGCGAACTGTTGGACTGCGCTTTTCGGTTGTACGAGGGACACCTTACCAAGAGGATGAGGAAGGCGATTGGATTGCGGTTGCTCTGTATGGAACGATTGGGGCACCAATTAAGGGTCAAGAACATGAAGCAATAGGATTAGGAATTAATCATATTTGA